GTGTACCTTCTTGAACAAATGGAATCACCTTCCTTTCCGTTTTTCTGCAGATAGACCTGGCAATATGAAGGGAGGCACTTGGCATACCTCCACCctaaaatgacagttattaTATTTCAAATACACCTGAACTCATTCATAAATGTACTGGAATTATATATTGCTCCAGTGGGGCCAGCTCCTTAGAATACTCTTGAATCCAATCCTCCAATTCTTGAGTATATATTTTAGGCATCTGCTTTACTCCATTTGTTCCTTTGATACGTGATATGGCAGTACTTATATCTATTATTATAGTCTgaattcttttcaatttatcggTGTAATCATGCTCATTTTCATAAGCATATTCCCTGGCTAAcctgaaataataatttttaatttctttgaTAGAATGAACCATAATTAATTGACTCACCCCAAATAACTAAGGAGCTCTTCAGTAGCTCCTATAGCATTGAAAATTGGGTGATCTTTAGGTAATACATCCCCATTTATGGTTTTAGATGTTCCATCATCTCCACTTCGACTGAATGATGCTTGGAGATTAAAATCTTCAGTTTTCAAAGGTCTTATTCTGTAATTTGAAGAAGACATttgagaagaagaaaaaatatgcatatagtacCAAACTATACATACTCTTTCTTTTCCGCTTCTGGAAATTCCTTTTTAGAACAGTGTCTAACAGATTGCAACTGGACCAACCTGAATGCTGTACGCAAGGCCATCTGACCGGAATAAGCAATACAATATTTCTTGAATAGAAACGATAGAATTAAAACTCAGAACTGAAATTATTTATCAAAACTAAAGTTTGCACCACATTATCGAACCTACTAAAAATTTTAATTAGTCACCTTTGTCTGTATTCTACCCTCAAAATTATGTcaacgaaaataaaaaatacagcAGTTGTCtctgaaatattattttcaagcAGGTATTTCCACCCtgtaaacaaagattatagagttaacctaACTCTCCTTGCCTTGTAGCCCTGAACCATAAAGTAAACATTAAAATATGTTCTGTAGTTCCATTGAACTCAGAACTCATTCCGAGTTCAATGATAATTTCAAAAACGATCTGAGCTGACTGGTGAaagttgtttttgttttgtctAACATGTCTAAAAATATCTTAGTTTTGGGTACCCTCCATAGTTTTGGCACAGGTTAACCTTTTTCTGACCAATGTTTTTTAGTTTAGTatatggagggtaccctccatagTTTGGTAGCAGTGTAAAAACCAAAACCACAATTCAAAGATAGGATTATTTTATAATCAAAGAGGAACTTTAAAATGTTGGTTCCATGGGCGTCGCCAAATAGGAGCAGGGGCAGTTGTCCTCTTTgcttgaaccttctacaaaTGAAGCTTTAAAATCACCCTATACAATCGGCTGGTTATTTCGCCCCCCTCCCAACGTCTGGCGACGCCCTTGGTTATTTCACAAGATCAGAATAGCTATCTTTGAAGAGTGAATAAAAAAGAAAGTTTGGATGCTTCTTTATTCAACATGAGAATACCCACATATCTCATCACTATACAAACAACCATCAGGATGAAATTTGTAATACCAACAAGGTTTCTGTTTGTATTTTGAAGTATCTACAAGTGTATAGGGCTCCCTTAAGGAAACAGCGGCTTCTTCAAGTTTAAATATATAACGATGATTTCTCAGTAAAGTCTGCAATCCACCAAATTCATTCTTAAGATGATTCATATAATCCCTTGTTAGTAATTTGGACAATTCACTCAAAGGAATTGAACCTCCTATATTCCACTTTGTACCATTATCTCTGATGATGAACCTTTCCCTAAGCAGTAAACAATTacaaatttcttcaattattttctGCTTTACATTCTGATCAATCTGAGTACAATTCCTTACTTTCTCTATTGATGGCCTagcttcaaaattaatgttaCTTGAGGCAAATTTTGATTTCAAAAGGCTATCTATATTTTCAAAGATATCGGAAGTTATCTCTGAACCGTCATTTTTTCTCAAACCAACCAAGCAGATCCTTTTTGTAGATGGTATTCTCAATTTATCAAACCAAGTTGTGAATTTACAAATTTCTGATATACTATTTATATACTGCAAGTAATCTGCATATTGACTTATGTTTGAGTTTTTCCTAATATATCTCTTTCCACAAAAATCAAATGGGCAACAAGGCAAGACAAAATAGTTTGTTATAGGAGAACTTTTGGATGCAATTACTGGTAACCAGGGGGTTAATTCATCAGAATGATTGCCAATCAACCATGTTGCATTTGGGAATTTGGAATTAGAATCAACAATTCCAACCTGcaagagattttttttttaaattagagTCAACATAGATTATGTTCCTACCTTTAGATCTGCactatctgaaaacaaatcccAAACTCTCCTTTTCCTTAGATCAATTCCATGGCCCTTAAAACCTTCTTTGTTTAAAATATATACAAGTAAACCATTTCCACAACCACAGTCAACAAAGTTCACAAAATTCCTAGCTTCACCTTTATATTCCTCAAGCCATAAACAAATCAGGTAGGATGCAATGGCAATATCCTCATAAATGAATTTTTGTGGATCTGTCTTTGTTTTTTCCCACCAAACCTGCAAGAACTTcaatattattctgaaaattttcacttcACTATTCACCTTTCTCAAAGACTCtccatatatttgtttcaaattGTTGTAACAATGACAATACTTCTCCTTAGGTATTCTCATCAAGGATTGAATGACATTCTCTTCTTCAGCAAGTTCAGTCCAGTTTATcaattttttgaacaaaaaattaaacatcCATTCAGCACAACTTGTATCAGCATCTTCGAAATTGTTCAACACAATTCTCATGAAGTTCTCTCTTGTCAATTCTATTCGATATGGAAACAATGGCAAAGGATTCAGTTTCTCTTCTTCGACACATGCAGAGAAGAAAGTTGCCCAGTTGTTGTCTCTATCAAGTACTATCAGTTCAACACATTTACTACATTTGTTAATTCTTGGTAAAATGATTCTAACAGAGATGTATAGACCACTATTTGATGTATACAGAGtatcaatattttcttcatataatttgaCATTTTTATCATAAGTAtccaataaattcaataaaaaattctggCCAATATTTTCTCTATCTACTTTTTCTAATCTTTGCACTTCATATTTCAAAGCATGGGGGGTTAGTACATCTGTTATGTTGAAAGTGTTCTGacaattgaaatcaattttatgaaataataTTTGGTCTGCAACAGCTATTTTTCTATTTATAATATGTGGTCGATTATGATATATTAATAGTGATTTCCAGAACTCATCTCTAGATAAAACTGAAGCACTGGTTGCCAGTGGAACTTGGAACATTTTAGCTCTTTTCtggaaaatactgaaaaaatctacaagttatattgaaaaaatataattatgaaaattcacCTTTTTTATAACCCACTCGGCGTCTTCATAAGATCTTCTGATAATTTCACGTATCCTTTCAGGATCACTTTCAGTTTTATGCTGCTTGAAGCTCTAAAAATTATttgataaatttcaataattcagaagattggtattatcgTACTTGTTTTATTTGGAATTTGTAATATTGTTTAGGCCCTGAAGGTAATTTGTCACACTGTCGTAAAAGATATTTAAATAATCGTTTGGGACACGGTGATTGTATCGAGGAAAATTTTCTTATAGCATTTGAAAACATTCCTGGCAAAGACACTTAAGAACTTATTACTTAATTTATTAAGTCTAGGCAGAAACAACAACAAACGATTAACCCCATAGAACACAAATATTAAATTAACCTCTTTGCAATAACCTATCACGGTATCCACAGAACATGGACAACTaaatatttgatgttctgtgtttGTCCATAGAGTAACCATGTAACCAACAAGTTGGTTACTtgtgtttttattatatggctGTGGGTGTGGTGTATTATTCATCTTGTTGATTAGTTTTAATAAGGACTGGTTTAAATTTAGAAGATTGGAAGTCTTCtagaaattttattgaataaaaatgaagCTGTTTCCAATTTTGTTAGCAACAATTTTAGTCAGCGTTGGTAAATATACCATTCAGaatgaaaatatatattctatttttgattAAATTGCTTTCAGCCTCTGCCTTAGAATGTTATGTTTGTGACAACCAAGAAAACAATAATGGAAAATGCACCAATACAATCAAAATATGTGATTATGGAGAGGATACTTGTCTAACAGAATTGAAGTGGGGTAGTACCCCATACTGGCAAGAAGGTGCCTTGAAACAATATTACATATCAAAAAGATGTTCAACAAAAAATAAGTGCCTTAAATATAAGTATAGCAATATGGCATATTGCACACACATTTGGTGGCAAGATTGGAGGTGTTCTGAATGTTGCAAGGGTGATCGCTGCAATTATTATATCATCGTAAGTTGATTTATTTTACAATTGAATTAACAAGCTATCTTAATTTGAATCTTGTTTCAGTCTGGCGCAAGTCGAACCCATATGCCAGTGTCCATTATTTTAGCAGCAATATTCACAGCCCGCAGTATTTTATAGTGAGTGCATTATGTGTTgtttaattcaataattctgGAGATAGTTTGATGAAAAGCTATGAATTCATGAAATGGGGAACTCGTGTTATAAATAAATTAAAGGTTCACTTTTAATCAAGCTGAAACTAAATACAGAATTCATTGTGCCTAAATATCAGAaccttttttgaaaaataatgaatctaGTTTTATAGCATCGTCCTTTTCTGTATTTAAGCAAATTAgtatgtatatatttatatgaaaGGTGATCTATTAAGGGAAACAACCATTGAAATACAAGCAGAATCTATACAGATTGCGAAAATGCCACTCCAAACAGGGATTTCCACTAGAAGAAGAGCACTGTAAAAATGCAGTTGCCTAGTGCTAgaataattttatgaaatgtgATATCTTATTGAAAGTTCATATGGACGGCTATTGAATCAGTTCCAACTTTGCGAATTTGTGGCTGGTTACATCACTTGTAGGCGATGAGGTAGCTGCAGCTCACTCAAAAATGGGGCAAATCAAATAAGGAGCACTCCAGTTAAATAGTGAATAATTCTTCACCTGTAATGAAATTATTCTCACACAGATCGATTGCAGTTTTACAGTCCTCTTCTTTCACATGGCATTTATGAATGATTGTAACCTCCCAATTGGTTTTGAATTTCTTTGTGTTGCTCTTTACACacaatttaaaaattgaatCAATCATTTATGAACATACCCTCTATGAATTCAAAACTGAATCATGTGCAGTTGACATAAAGTTTGTTTTAGCATCAGTTCCGAACTGTTTATAAACGGTTCAGAACTGATGCTAAAATGAACCTATTTATTTGCAAAACTTGACTGTattggttgcgttcacaaacttactccgggagtagagtatgagtatatGGCCATGCTCAGAGTATACTCTGGGGAACTAAAAGtgcgtttgtgaacgcttcgagtaatcagagcttactcagagtaagtttgtgaacgcaaccctaACCTCTTTGTTAAGGAAAAGCATTATTAATTAGTTTACATACAGAATGTTGTACCAAGATATATATCCTATATCTGGATGTCCAATTGTAATTAATGTACCTTAATTTCTGTATTATTTTTACTTCCATTCAAGGTATACTTTGTTATTTGTAATTGTTTTTATATACTATGAAAGATATCCGtccaatttttattgaaatttatatttctagattatactttttttttaatgtgtttttttattcaacccaTATTCTAATCAGTTCGGAATGAATGTGAATTGAGATTGAAATCGTAGTTTTCAATTATATCAACAACTTTTTGCCAAAATATTGTAAGGTGCAAGGCAAGTAGTTGAGGTTTAAGATGTTTTGGCAAAGATGTATCAATATTTATACAGAAATCAATTAATTTTTAAGCAGGGTATTAATAGAAATAAGTTTTATAAAAAGTAATATTTTATTAACAACTAACTTTCAACATAAAAGAAACCACTCCTGTTGCCACtcagtattaaaaaaaaaatctttatatCCCATAGACATCTCATCAAATCAGTCTTTTAcctaaaatctcaattctcataaaaatatcagCCGAATAATTCcaccaatattcaataaaagGTAATGTTAAATAAATGACTGTATTGGAACAAGATACAtcaagaaaaagtgtttttaatcaataattcatttttccaTCACTGTCTACGCTTCTTCTCAGATGCCTGTtcctgaaaacaaaaaatacaaaattaaaGTCGGAAATATAACAGGAATGCAGTTGAGTTTGAGGAACTTCAAataataaatttcattcaactattaattaattatattattaATACAACAAGTTATTTTCAGCTGAAATCTGTAGTGATTTTTAATTGAATGCTCTGAA
Above is a window of Coccinella septempunctata chromosome 5, icCocSept1.1, whole genome shotgun sequence DNA encoding:
- the LOC123313223 gene encoding corrinoid adenosyltransferase-like, with protein sequence MALRTAFRLVQLQSVRHCSKKEFPEAEKKEIRPLKTEDFNLQASFSRSGDDGTSKTINGDVLPKDHPIFNAIGATEELLSYLGLAREYAYENEHDYTDKLKRIQTIIIDISTAISRIKGTNGVKQMPKIYTQELEDWIQEYSKELAPLEQYIIPGGGMPSASLHIARSICRKTERKVIPFVQEGTLDKETLVYLNRLSDFLLTVSRIAAKRDQRTESIYIPTPDETIQSQ
- the LOC123313224 gene encoding uncharacterized protein LOC123313224, which codes for MKLFPILLATILVSVASALECYVCDNQENNNGKCTNTIKICDYGEDTCLTELKWGSTPYWQEGALKQYYISKRCSTKNKCLKYKYSNMAYCTHIWWQDWRCSECCKGDRCNYYIISGASRTHMPVSIILAAIFTARSIL
- the LOC123313218 gene encoding LYR motif-containing protein 9 isoform X2, which codes for MFSNAIRKFSSIQSPCPKRLFKYLLRQCDKLPSGPKQYYKFQIKQSFKQHKTESDPERIREIIRRSYEDAEWVIKKYFPEKS
- the LOC123313218 gene encoding probable tRNA (uracil-O(2)-)-methyltransferase isoform X1, giving the protein MFQVPLATSASVLSRDEFWKSLLIYHNRPHIINRKIAVADQILFHKIDFNCQNTFNITDVLTPHALKYEVQRLEKVDRENIGQNFLLNLLDTYDKNVKLYEENIDTLYTSNSGLYISVRIILPRINKCSKCVELIVLDRDNNWATFFSACVEEEKLNPLPLFPYRIELTRENFMRIVLNNFEDADTSCAEWMFNFLFKKLINWTELAEEENVIQSLMRIPKEKYCHCYNNLKQIYGESLRKVWWEKTKTDPQKFIYEDIAIASYLICLWLEEYKGEARNFVNFVDCGCGNGLLVYILNKEGFKGHGIDLRKRRVWDLFSDSADLKVGIVDSNSKFPNATWLIGNHSDELTPWLPVIASKSSPITNYFVLPCCPFDFCGKRYIRKNSNISQYADYLQYINSISEICKFTTWFDKLRIPSTKRICLVGLRKNDGSEITSDIFENIDSLLKSKFASSNINFEARPSIEKVRNCTQIDQNVKQKIIEEICNCLLLRERFIIRDNGTKWNIGGSIPLSELSKLLTRDYMNHLKNEFGGLQTLLRNHRYIFKLEEAAVSLREPYTLVDTSKYKQKPCWYYKFHPDGCLYSDEICGYSHVE